Proteins co-encoded in one Anguilla anguilla isolate fAngAng1 chromosome 16, fAngAng1.pri, whole genome shotgun sequence genomic window:
- the gse1 gene encoding genetic suppressor element 1 isoform X5: MSHEAKSPSLGMISTASRTTATVSPLTPSPLNGSIVPNGSPAANSSLPVQSAHSGFAAALRKLAKQAEEPRGSSISSESSPVSSPATNHSSPVSTPKRGPMGPIIVPPGGHSVPSTPPVVTIAPTKTVNGLWRSDSRQAESGPRGASRDRLGAEPALPQEKGGPPVPAHLIGNPYAFGLTPSSVMQDSRFQPLNLPRQMAHVVPPAGVPEEYLRSFRPYATAEDLRMPSLPLGLDPAAAAAAAAYYHPGYLPHPSFPAYRMDDSFCLSALRSPFYQLPTGALPPLHPSAVHMHLPGVRYPGDLSHSSLSERLQMEDELRQREREREREREREREREKEREREAEREKEREREREREREREKELEREREREREKEREREREAERQKERAREKELQASKAMESHYLAELQALRSQAEERAKPGERLTPNRPDKTKEPALPAPKPIQPGLHPSMNAAHHGVPGLISAHAAYLGPGGPVPGPLAAAMMLQRTNEEERWLARQRKLRQEKEDRQYQVSEFRQQVLEQHLDLGRPGEGADPRTEAHRLISNHHESGGRDILPHLGAPPPLISPKPQHRDHLPPPPTTLWNPASLIDTASDSRRGHEPPGPAHFDLSRAGLALGKPERHFAPDKLEEGGKRKEGPEKYPSLRPSGFLEPSTFLAELEKSTQSILSQQRASLSLPSQYGDLGGAPHKVSLPYRGLAGPVRGGPDPALVYDEFLQQHRRLVSKLDLEEKRRREAREKGYYYDLDDSYDESDEEEVRAHLRRVAEQPPLKLDDSSEKVDFLRTFGLTTRAQRDELLQQKRRKRRRMLRERSPSPPAVQSKRQTPPPPPLSTRYTAEQMNSAPELEDKKRFLTMFSLSHVDIQQRKDNEKVVELLQAIKQKSVTLDSIRHAPQPLCKSPSAPLSADPAPGPACVDSDRPPAARPPSPAPSEPPRPAEPSARPEQPAPPPAETQRPKDPPLAPFPEKARPSEGHPAKRSPSLLNSMRPPPTPKDGPHSLNGKTKPWESFTAEEFAQQFHESVLQSTQKALQKHKGVTTGMTEPNHKLDSSVHYNIPELQGPASRPAQPNGQHCPPPAHRDPHRDPPGARHELSAEEDSDEEDEDEEDEAPAPRWRGIEGVFEAYQEYMDEQSIERQVLQSQCRRLEAHHFNLSLTAEQLSHNMGELMAQKQKLASEREKLQAELDHFRKCLALPQLHWSRGYFKGYPPR; this comes from the exons GGTCGTCCATAAGCAGTGAGTCTTCTCCGGTCTCGTCCCCggccaccaatcacagctcccCCGTCAGCACGCCCAAGCGGGGCCCCATGGGCCCCATCATCGTGCCGCCCGGGGGCCACAGCGTGCCAAGCACCCCGCCCGTCGTCACCATCGCCCCCACCAAGACCGTCAACGGGCTGTGGAGGAGCGACAGCCGACAG GCTGAATCAGGCCCTCGCGGGGCCAGCCGGGACCGTCTGGGCGCCGAGCCCGCCCTGCCCCAGGAGAAGGGGGGCCCCCCAGTGCCCGCGCACCTCATCGGTAATCCCTACGCCTTCGGCCTGACCCCCAGCTCGGTGATGCAGGACTCCCGCTTCCAGCCTCTCAA CCTGCCTCGACAGATGGCTCACGtggtgccccctgctggtgtcCCAGAGGAGTACCTGCGCAGTTTCAGGCCCTACGCCACAGCCGAAGACCTGCGCATGCCGTCGCTGCCCCTGGGCCTGGACCCTGCAGCTGCTGCGGCCGCCGCCGCCTACTACCACCCGGGctacctgccccacccctccttccccGCCTACAG gATGGACGACTCCTTCTGCCTGTCTGCCCTGAGGTCACCCTTCTACCAGCTGCCCACGGGCGCTCTCCCGCCCCTGCACCCCTCCGCCGTGCACATGCACCTGCCCGGCGTGCGCTACCCCGGAGACCTGTCCCACTCCTCCCTGTCCGAGAG GCTTCAGATGGAGGACGAGCTCCGGcagcgagagagggagcgcgagagggagcgggagcgagagagggagcgggagaaagagagggagcgcgAGGCCGAGCGGGAGAAGGAgcgcgagagggagagggagcgcgagcgggagagggagaaggagctGGAGCGCGAGCgcgagagggagcgggagaaggagcgggagcgggagcgcgAGGCGGAGCGGCAGAAGGAGCGCGCCCgggagaaggagctgcaggccTCCAAGGCCATGGAGAGCCACTACCTGGCCGAGCTGCAGGCGCTGAGGAGCCAGGCGGAGGAGCGCGCCAAGCCCGGGGAGCGGCTGACGCCCAACAGGCCCG ACAAAACCAAAGAGCCCGCCCTCCCAGCGCCGAAGCCCATCCAGCCCGGCCTGCACCCGTCCATGAACGCGGCCCACCACGGCGTGCCGGGCCTCATCTCCGCCCACGCGGCGTACCTGGGGCCGGGCGGCCCGGTGCCGGGCCCTCTGGCGGCGGCCATGATGCTGCAGCGCACCAACGAGGAGGAGCGCTGGCTGGCTCGGCAGAGGAAGCTGCGCCAGGAGAAGGAGGACCGGCAGTACCAGGTGTCTGAGTTCCGCCAGCAGGTTCTGGAGCAGCACCTGGACCTGGGGCGGCCCGGGGAAGGGGCCGACCCGCGGACAGAGGCGCACAG GCTGATTTCGAACCACCACGAATCGGGCGGCCGGGACATCCTGCCGCACctgggagccccgccccctctcatCTCGCCCAAGCCCCAGCACCGGGACCACCTCCCGCCGCCGCCCACCACGCTGTGGAACCCCGCCTCCCTCATCGACACCGCGTCCGATTCGCGGCGCGGCCACGAGCCGccgggccccgcccacttcGACCTGAGCCGGGCAGGCCTGGCCCTGGGCAAGCCCGAGCGCCACTTTGCCCCCGAcaagctggaggaggggggcaagAGGAAGGAGGGCCCCGAAAAGTACCCCTCCCTCAGGCCCTCCGGCTTCCTGGAGCCCAGCACTTTCCTGGCCGAGCTGGAGAAGTCCACGCAGTCCATTctcagccagcagagggcgtcGCTGTCCCTGCCCAGCCAGTACGGAGACCTGGGCGGCGCACCCCACAAGGTCAGCCTGCCCTACAGGGGCCTGGCGGGCCCCGTGCGAGGGGGCCCCGACCCCGCCCTGGTTTACGACGAGTTCCTGCAGCAGCACCGGCGGCTGGTCAGCAAGCTGGAcctggaggagaagaggaggagggaggcgcGGGAGAAAG GCTACTACTACGACCTGGACGACTCGTACGACGAGAGCGacgaggaggaggtgcgggccCACCTGCGGCGCGTGGCCGAGCAGCCCCCCCTCAAGCTGGACGACTCCTCGGAG AAGGTGGACTTCCTGCGCACGTTCGGACTGACCACCCGCGCCCAGCGGGACGAGCTGCTGcagcagaagaggaggaagaggaggaggatgctGAGGGAgcgcagcccctcccccccggccgTGCAGAGCAAGCggcagaccccgcccccgccgccgctcAGCACCCGCTACACGGCGGAGCAGATGAACAGCGCCCCCGAGCTGGAGGACAAGAAGCGCTTCCTCACCATGTTCAGCCTGTCCCACGTGGACATCCAGCAGAGGAAGG acaATGAGAAAGTGGTAGAGCTGCTGCAGGCGATCAAACAGAAGAGTGTGACTCTGGACTCCATCAGACACGCCCCTCAGCCCCTCTGTAAGAGTCCCTCTGCCCCGCTCTCTG CAGACCCCGCCCCGGGGCCCGCGTGCGTCGACTCGGACCGGCCGCCCGCCGCCCggccgcccagccccgccccctccgagCCCCCGCGGCCCGCCGAGCCGTCGGCCCGCCCGGAGCagcccgcgcccccccccgccgaaaCGCAGAGACCAAAGGACCCCCCGCTGGCCCCGTTCCCCGAGAAGGCCCGGCCGAGCGAGGGTCACCCCGCCAAGAGGAGCCCCAGCCTGCTGAACAGCATGCGGCCCCCGCCCACCCCGAAGGACGGCCCCCACAGCCTCAACGGCAAGACCAAGCCCTGGGAGAGCTTCACCGCGGAGGAGTTCGCCCAGCAGTTCCACGAGTCTGTGCTGCAGTCCACCCAGAAGGCCCTGCAGAAGCACAAAg GCGTTACCACGGGGATGACGGAGCCCAATCACAAGCTGGACTCCTCGGTGCACTACAACATTCCGGAGCTGCAGGGGCCGGCCAGCAGACCCGCCCAGCCCAACGGGCAGCACTGCCCCCCGCCGGCCCACCGAGACCCCCACCGGGACCCCCCCGGGGCCCGCCACGAGCTGTCGGCCGAGGAGGACTccgacgaggaggacgaggacgaggaagaCGAGGCTCCCGCTCCCAGGTGGCGCGGGATCGAAGGCGTCTTCGAGGCCTATCAGGAGTACATGGACG AGCAAAGCATAGAGCGTCAGGTGCTGCAGAGCCAGTGCAGGAGACTGGAGGCGCATCACTTCAACCTGAGCCTGACCGCCGAGCAGCTTTCTCACAACATGGGG GAGCTGATGGCCCAGAAGCAGAAGCTGGCGTCGGAGCGGGAGAAGCTGCAGGCCGAGCTGGACCACTTCCGAAAGTGCCTCGCTCTGCCCCAGCTGCACTGGTCGCGCGGCTACTTCAAGGGCTACCCCCCGAGGTGA
- the gse1 gene encoding genetic suppressor element 1 isoform X6, with translation MGPIIVPPGGHSVPSTPPVVTIAPTKTVNGLWRSDSRQAESGPRGASRDRLGAEPALPQEKGGPPVPAHLIGNPYAFGLTPSSVMQDSRFQPLNLPRQMAHVVPPAGVPEEYLRSFRPYATAEDLRMPSLPLGLDPAAAAAAAAYYHPGYLPHPSFPAYRMDDSFCLSALRSPFYQLPTGALPPLHPSAVHMHLPGVRYPGDLSHSSLSERLQMEDELRQREREREREREREREREKEREREAEREKEREREREREREREKELEREREREREKEREREREAERQKERAREKELQASKAMESHYLAELQALRSQAEERAKPGERLTPNRPDKTKEPALPAPKPIQPGLHPSMNAAHHGVPGLISAHAAYLGPGGPVPGPLAAAMMLQRTNEEERWLARQRKLRQEKEDRQYQVSEFRQQVLEQHLDLGRPGEGADPRTEAHRLISNHHESGGRDILPHLGAPPPLISPKPQHRDHLPPPPTTLWNPASLIDTASDSRRGHEPPGPAHFDLSRAGLALGKPERHFAPDKLEEGGKRKEGPEKYPSLRPSGFLEPSTFLAELEKSTQSILSQQRASLSLPSQYGDLGGAPHKVSLPYRGLAGPVRGGPDPALVYDEFLQQHRRLVSKLDLEEKRRREAREKGYYYDLDDSYDESDEEEVRAHLRRVAEQPPLKLDDSSEKVDFLRTFGLTTRAQRDELLQQKRRKRRRMLRERSPSPPAVQSKRQTPPPPPLSTRYTAEQMNSAPELEDKKRFLTMFSLSHVDIQQRKDNEKVVELLQAIKQKSVTLDSIRHAPQPLCKSPSAPLSADPAPGPACVDSDRPPAARPPSPAPSEPPRPAEPSARPEQPAPPPAETQRPKDPPLAPFPEKARPSEGHPAKRSPSLLNSMRPPPTPKDGPHSLNGKTKPWESFTAEEFAQQFHESVLQSTQKALQKHKGVTTGMTEPNHKLDSSVHYNIPELQGPASRPAQPNGQHCPPPAHRDPHRDPPGARHELSAEEDSDEEDEDEEDEAPAPRWRGIEGVFEAYQEYMDEQSIERQVLQSQCRRLEAHHFNLSLTAEQLSHNMGELMAQKQKLASEREKLQAELDHFRKCLALPQLHWSRGYFKGYPPR, from the exons ATGGGCCCCATCATCGTGCCGCCCGGGGGCCACAGCGTGCCAAGCACCCCGCCCGTCGTCACCATCGCCCCCACCAAGACCGTCAACGGGCTGTGGAGGAGCGACAGCCGACAG GCTGAATCAGGCCCTCGCGGGGCCAGCCGGGACCGTCTGGGCGCCGAGCCCGCCCTGCCCCAGGAGAAGGGGGGCCCCCCAGTGCCCGCGCACCTCATCGGTAATCCCTACGCCTTCGGCCTGACCCCCAGCTCGGTGATGCAGGACTCCCGCTTCCAGCCTCTCAA CCTGCCTCGACAGATGGCTCACGtggtgccccctgctggtgtcCCAGAGGAGTACCTGCGCAGTTTCAGGCCCTACGCCACAGCCGAAGACCTGCGCATGCCGTCGCTGCCCCTGGGCCTGGACCCTGCAGCTGCTGCGGCCGCCGCCGCCTACTACCACCCGGGctacctgccccacccctccttccccGCCTACAG gATGGACGACTCCTTCTGCCTGTCTGCCCTGAGGTCACCCTTCTACCAGCTGCCCACGGGCGCTCTCCCGCCCCTGCACCCCTCCGCCGTGCACATGCACCTGCCCGGCGTGCGCTACCCCGGAGACCTGTCCCACTCCTCCCTGTCCGAGAG GCTTCAGATGGAGGACGAGCTCCGGcagcgagagagggagcgcgagagggagcgggagcgagagagggagcgggagaaagagagggagcgcgAGGCCGAGCGGGAGAAGGAgcgcgagagggagagggagcgcgagcgggagagggagaaggagctGGAGCGCGAGCgcgagagggagcgggagaaggagcgggagcgggagcgcgAGGCGGAGCGGCAGAAGGAGCGCGCCCgggagaaggagctgcaggccTCCAAGGCCATGGAGAGCCACTACCTGGCCGAGCTGCAGGCGCTGAGGAGCCAGGCGGAGGAGCGCGCCAAGCCCGGGGAGCGGCTGACGCCCAACAGGCCCG ACAAAACCAAAGAGCCCGCCCTCCCAGCGCCGAAGCCCATCCAGCCCGGCCTGCACCCGTCCATGAACGCGGCCCACCACGGCGTGCCGGGCCTCATCTCCGCCCACGCGGCGTACCTGGGGCCGGGCGGCCCGGTGCCGGGCCCTCTGGCGGCGGCCATGATGCTGCAGCGCACCAACGAGGAGGAGCGCTGGCTGGCTCGGCAGAGGAAGCTGCGCCAGGAGAAGGAGGACCGGCAGTACCAGGTGTCTGAGTTCCGCCAGCAGGTTCTGGAGCAGCACCTGGACCTGGGGCGGCCCGGGGAAGGGGCCGACCCGCGGACAGAGGCGCACAG GCTGATTTCGAACCACCACGAATCGGGCGGCCGGGACATCCTGCCGCACctgggagccccgccccctctcatCTCGCCCAAGCCCCAGCACCGGGACCACCTCCCGCCGCCGCCCACCACGCTGTGGAACCCCGCCTCCCTCATCGACACCGCGTCCGATTCGCGGCGCGGCCACGAGCCGccgggccccgcccacttcGACCTGAGCCGGGCAGGCCTGGCCCTGGGCAAGCCCGAGCGCCACTTTGCCCCCGAcaagctggaggaggggggcaagAGGAAGGAGGGCCCCGAAAAGTACCCCTCCCTCAGGCCCTCCGGCTTCCTGGAGCCCAGCACTTTCCTGGCCGAGCTGGAGAAGTCCACGCAGTCCATTctcagccagcagagggcgtcGCTGTCCCTGCCCAGCCAGTACGGAGACCTGGGCGGCGCACCCCACAAGGTCAGCCTGCCCTACAGGGGCCTGGCGGGCCCCGTGCGAGGGGGCCCCGACCCCGCCCTGGTTTACGACGAGTTCCTGCAGCAGCACCGGCGGCTGGTCAGCAAGCTGGAcctggaggagaagaggaggagggaggcgcGGGAGAAAG GCTACTACTACGACCTGGACGACTCGTACGACGAGAGCGacgaggaggaggtgcgggccCACCTGCGGCGCGTGGCCGAGCAGCCCCCCCTCAAGCTGGACGACTCCTCGGAG AAGGTGGACTTCCTGCGCACGTTCGGACTGACCACCCGCGCCCAGCGGGACGAGCTGCTGcagcagaagaggaggaagaggaggaggatgctGAGGGAgcgcagcccctcccccccggccgTGCAGAGCAAGCggcagaccccgcccccgccgccgctcAGCACCCGCTACACGGCGGAGCAGATGAACAGCGCCCCCGAGCTGGAGGACAAGAAGCGCTTCCTCACCATGTTCAGCCTGTCCCACGTGGACATCCAGCAGAGGAAGG acaATGAGAAAGTGGTAGAGCTGCTGCAGGCGATCAAACAGAAGAGTGTGACTCTGGACTCCATCAGACACGCCCCTCAGCCCCTCTGTAAGAGTCCCTCTGCCCCGCTCTCTG CAGACCCCGCCCCGGGGCCCGCGTGCGTCGACTCGGACCGGCCGCCCGCCGCCCggccgcccagccccgccccctccgagCCCCCGCGGCCCGCCGAGCCGTCGGCCCGCCCGGAGCagcccgcgcccccccccgccgaaaCGCAGAGACCAAAGGACCCCCCGCTGGCCCCGTTCCCCGAGAAGGCCCGGCCGAGCGAGGGTCACCCCGCCAAGAGGAGCCCCAGCCTGCTGAACAGCATGCGGCCCCCGCCCACCCCGAAGGACGGCCCCCACAGCCTCAACGGCAAGACCAAGCCCTGGGAGAGCTTCACCGCGGAGGAGTTCGCCCAGCAGTTCCACGAGTCTGTGCTGCAGTCCACCCAGAAGGCCCTGCAGAAGCACAAAg GCGTTACCACGGGGATGACGGAGCCCAATCACAAGCTGGACTCCTCGGTGCACTACAACATTCCGGAGCTGCAGGGGCCGGCCAGCAGACCCGCCCAGCCCAACGGGCAGCACTGCCCCCCGCCGGCCCACCGAGACCCCCACCGGGACCCCCCCGGGGCCCGCCACGAGCTGTCGGCCGAGGAGGACTccgacgaggaggacgaggacgaggaagaCGAGGCTCCCGCTCCCAGGTGGCGCGGGATCGAAGGCGTCTTCGAGGCCTATCAGGAGTACATGGACG AGCAAAGCATAGAGCGTCAGGTGCTGCAGAGCCAGTGCAGGAGACTGGAGGCGCATCACTTCAACCTGAGCCTGACCGCCGAGCAGCTTTCTCACAACATGGGG GAGCTGATGGCCCAGAAGCAGAAGCTGGCGTCGGAGCGGGAGAAGCTGCAGGCCGAGCTGGACCACTTCCGAAAGTGCCTCGCTCTGCCCCAGCTGCACTGGTCGCGCGGCTACTTCAAGGGCTACCCCCCGAGGTGA